In Drosophila innubila isolate TH190305 chromosome 2R unlocalized genomic scaffold, UK_Dinn_1.0 1_C_2R, whole genome shotgun sequence, the following are encoded in one genomic region:
- the LOC117783016 gene encoding meiotic recombination protein W68 isoform X2, with protein sequence MTLLLNVEQIVIELITSMVNDEGVTLKVPHYLVKDPKLMNFRKITYNKRQSRHRFCLVVYLLAEIHRLQLFGGSCTVRGLYYRDTEMIRSQSYIESAKLDVCRMLNTAPVLLGLLSASKGDVKLLMNNGDVIDCNIYSRATTLPTDFENVERIVTNAQMVLIVEKESVFESLLSQNSFSTFGLRFILMTGKGYPDCTTRRIVHRLSVECNLPVYILVDADPFGIEIMLVYRHGSQAMNFTSNTLITPTLRWIGLHPSEIDKVSSTAVALTKYDNKKLDDLLSRKDLSFSIRQELCTLQQSQLKAEIESVIDFLSPYYLPTKINRNLFL encoded by the exons ATGACACTGTTGCTTAATGTCGAGCAGATTGTGATTGAACTAATCACAAGTATGGTAAATGATGAAGGCGTTACTCTCAAAGTTCCACATTATTTAGTTAAAGACCCGAAACTGATGAATTTTCGAAAGATTACGTACAATAAACGTCAAAGCCGACATCGATTCTGTCTGGTTGTGTATTTGTTGGCCGAGATACATCGACTGCAATTGTTTGGCGGTAGTTGCACTGTTCGTGGTCTCTATTACCGTGATACGGAAATGATTCGCTCACAATCCTATATTGAATCGGCCAAGTTAGATGTCTGTCGTATGCTAAACACGGCGCCAGTTTTACTTGGTTTACTATCGGCGTCCAAAG GCGACGTGAAGCTGCTGATGAACAACGGAGATGTAATCGACTGCAATATTTATTCCCGGGCAACCACATTGCCAACGGACTTTGAGAATGTTGAACGGATTGTCACAAATGCCCAAATGGTTCTCATCGTTGAAAAGGAATCAGTTTTCGAGAGTTTGCTATCCCAGAATTCCTTTAGCACATTTGGCTTACGCTTCATTTTGATGACGGGCAAAGGATATCCGGATTGCACTACACGGCGTATTGTCCACAGATTGTCCGTTGAATGCAATCTTCCCGTTTATATCCTTGTGGATGCTGATCCCTTCGGCATTGAGATTATGCTCGTTTATCGCCATGGATCGCAAGCAATGAACTTCACCTCAAATACTCTTATCACGCCCACTTTGCGTTGGATTGGCCTGCATCCTTCTGAAATTGATAAGGTTTCCAGCACTGCAGTTGCTCTTACCAAATATGATAATAAGAAACTTGATGATTTACTTTCTCGCAAGGACTTGAGCTTTTCCATCAGACAAGAACTTTGCACTCTGCAACAATCGCAGCTAAAGGCCGAAATCGAGAGTGTCATCGATTTTTTAAGCCCTTACTATCTACCCactaaaattaatagaaatttatttctgTAA
- the LOC117783016 gene encoding meiotic recombination protein W68 isoform X1 yields the protein MTLLLNVEQIVIELITSMVNDEGVTLKVPHYLVKDPKLMNFRKITYNKRQSRHRFCLVVYLLAEIHRLQLFGGSCTVRGLYYRDTEMIRSQSYIESAKLDVCRMLNTAPVLLGLLSASKGIISGDVKLLMNNGDVIDCNIYSRATTLPTDFENVERIVTNAQMVLIVEKESVFESLLSQNSFSTFGLRFILMTGKGYPDCTTRRIVHRLSVECNLPVYILVDADPFGIEIMLVYRHGSQAMNFTSNTLITPTLRWIGLHPSEIDKVSSTAVALTKYDNKKLDDLLSRKDLSFSIRQELCTLQQSQLKAEIESVIDFLSPYYLPTKINRNLFL from the exons ATGACACTGTTGCTTAATGTCGAGCAGATTGTGATTGAACTAATCACAAGTATGGTAAATGATGAAGGCGTTACTCTCAAAGTTCCACATTATTTAGTTAAAGACCCGAAACTGATGAATTTTCGAAAGATTACGTACAATAAACGTCAAAGCCGACATCGATTCTGTCTGGTTGTGTATTTGTTGGCCGAGATACATCGACTGCAATTGTTTGGCGGTAGTTGCACTGTTCGTGGTCTCTATTACCGTGATACGGAAATGATTCGCTCACAATCCTATATTGAATCGGCCAAGTTAGATGTCTGTCGTATGCTAAACACGGCGCCAGTTTTACTTGGTTTACTATCGGCGTCCAAAGGTATTATATCag GCGACGTGAAGCTGCTGATGAACAACGGAGATGTAATCGACTGCAATATTTATTCCCGGGCAACCACATTGCCAACGGACTTTGAGAATGTTGAACGGATTGTCACAAATGCCCAAATGGTTCTCATCGTTGAAAAGGAATCAGTTTTCGAGAGTTTGCTATCCCAGAATTCCTTTAGCACATTTGGCTTACGCTTCATTTTGATGACGGGCAAAGGATATCCGGATTGCACTACACGGCGTATTGTCCACAGATTGTCCGTTGAATGCAATCTTCCCGTTTATATCCTTGTGGATGCTGATCCCTTCGGCATTGAGATTATGCTCGTTTATCGCCATGGATCGCAAGCAATGAACTTCACCTCAAATACTCTTATCACGCCCACTTTGCGTTGGATTGGCCTGCATCCTTCTGAAATTGATAAGGTTTCCAGCACTGCAGTTGCTCTTACCAAATATGATAATAAGAAACTTGATGATTTACTTTCTCGCAAGGACTTGAGCTTTTCCATCAGACAAGAACTTTGCACTCTGCAACAATCGCAGCTAAAGGCCGAAATCGAGAGTGTCATCGATTTTTTAAGCCCTTACTATCTACCCactaaaattaatagaaatttatttctgTAA